TGTTTGGCCCATTCGAGGAGTTCTTGTTGGGCGGTGGTGACCTCAGCTTCCGATCCATCGAGTTGGATGAGGAGGAGGCTGCGGCCGGGCATTCCGTCAAAAATGGGTTGGTTAAAGGCGGCCTCGGCACCACGGACACTGGGGCGGTCCAGGAATTCGAGGACAGCGGGGCCGATCCGTCTTCCGATGATGGATTCGACGGCCTTTAGCGCTTCTCGTTCGCTCGGAAAGGCGGCGAGGAGGCTCCAAGTTGTTTGGGGCACTGGGATCAGCTTGAGGGTTGCCGCCGTGACAATTCCCAGAGTGCCTTCGCTGCCAATCCACAGGTCCCGGACATTGTAGCCTGTGGCAAATTTTTTGGTGTCGCAGCTCCAAGAGACCGATTCTCCGGTCGGGAGGTATCCTTTCAGGGCGACGACATAGTCACGGGTGACGCCGTATTTCAGGCAGCGCATTCCACCGGCGTTGCAGGCGATGTTGCCGCCGATGGTGCAGTAGCGGACGGAGGACGGGTCGGGCGGGTAGAAGAGGCCTTCCTGCTTGGCGGCCTGCTGAAGATCGTTCACGACGACGCCGGGTCCGACGTGGGCAAACTGGTTCAGCGGATCGATTTCCAGGTCGTTGAGGCCGTCGAGCCGCAGCACCCACCCCCCTTTCGCGGGACTGGCGGAGCCGGTTAGAGATGTGCCGGCACCGCGCGTCGTAACCGGCACCCTATATTGATTCGCGAGGCGGAGAACCTCACCGATCTGCTCGGGTTGGTCGACTTGGATGTCTGCCTCATGGGCAAACGCCAAGCGCATGCCATCGAAGGAATTTCGGTAAAGGCTCTCTTCGTCGGTGCGAACGCGTTCTCCTAGAGTCTCTTTGAGAGACTGCAGCGCTACTGAATCAGGCATGGTGCAAGAAAGTCAGGTTCTGGTGAGATGACCACTCCCAATTCGGATTTTCCAACACGGCCTCTCTTCGATAGAAAGGCGCGCGGGTCAGCTGATCCGATCAGAAAGGAACGGCCAGAGCCACGAGGAGCGACTGCTCCCGCTTGATCCCGCCAGCACCCACTGTCGAATCGTAGGAGTTGCGGTAAATGATCTTAGGCTCGGCAAATGAGGTCAGGCGGACGGAGGCGGAAACTTCGAAGAGGAGGCTGTATGAGCCGGTGTCCGAGGGATCGACGGAATAGTCGATCTTCTCGTCGAAGCGCATGGATTGGTTGAACTGGTAGAAGGAGCTTTGCAGGAAAGTTACGAGAGGATCCCACTCACCGGAAGTGTTAGGAGTCTTCTGATATCGAGCGCCCGGCCCGACCGCGAAGTCGAGGGAGAGTTTCTCTTGGTCCAGCGCGCGCCATCCGAGGAGGGCGTTGATGTCGTTCTGCGGTTCGAGTTTCTTAACACGGTCGACGAGATACTTCTCGGAAGCGCGGAAGAAGAATGGGTCCTGGATGTCGTATTCGTAAGCAGCATTGAGGCCGTGCTTGTCGGTTGGCTTGGTGACATTTCCATCGGCATCCTTTTTGCGAGTGTAGGCGTAGAAAACGTCGCCCGTGACGGAGTGCTTGCCGTTCACGTATTTACCCTTCAGCCCGAGTTGGATCCCGCTCTGAATGTCAGAGGATTCGGAATAGTTGTAGCCGAGGACGAATTCTCCGGTGAATCCTTTCGGGAAAATGGCGCTGGTAAAGGCTTCCCAGTAGCGTTCGGAAACGCTCATTCCCGGTTCGATGTCGGCACCTGGAACTTCCTCGGCCTCTTCCGTCTTCTCGACGGTCTCCTTGGTTTCCTCTTCGGCATCCTTCTGAACTTTCTGCACCTGTTCCTTGGGAAGGGTGACCTTACCGAGGATCGGAGAATCAAGAACTACCTCGGTAGCGCTCTCTTCGAGAACTTTGCCGGAGATGGAATCTCCATTTTTCAGAGTGACGACGTCTCCTTGCAGTTGAGTGATTGCCAACAGCGAGAAACAAGACGTAAGGAGAGCGAGAACCGATACTTTCATTCTAGAACTATGGTTTTTGTAATCGGAGCGGGTTTGCAACCCTTTAAGTCCCAGTGCGCCTGAAAATCATCATGGGAGTCCGGTAGAATTTGAAATTTACGAAAACCCACTTGGTTTTGGGAGAAACCGCAGCTAGCTTCCGCCCATGCCTTGGTATTTCTATGCAGCGCTGAAGCAGATTTTTCCTTCGGGAAGGGTCTTGTCGTTCTTCGCGCTCATTTCTGTGACCGGTGTGGCTTTGGGGGTCATGGTCCTTCTCGTGGTGCAAAGCGTCATGAACGGATTTGTTCATGATATCCGGACCAGCCTCGCCAAGACCAATGGGGACGTTCAGATCGTGAGCAGTCATCCAATTATGGATTGGGAAAGCTGGGTAGAGGATCTGGAGGAACGTCCTGAGGTCGCGGCGGCGGCCCCACTGGCTTACGGGGTGGTGATGCTTCAGTCGGTAAATCGGCCTCTTTTCCCTTATGTTTGGGGCCTCGACTTGGAGAAGGGACCGGATGTGTTGCCCTTCGAGGAGTTCCTGTATTCGGGAACCTTGGATGATTTGGATGACCGGTCGATATTTGTCAGCTCGGGAGTTTCGCGTGAGCTAGGGCTCGGGGTGGGGTCTGAGGTATCGGTCTACACGCCTCTGATGCTGGACAGGATGAAGGTGGATGAGGTCATTCGACCGATCAACTTGCGGGTAGCGGGGATTTTTGAGACTGGCTGGAATGAGGTCGATTCGCGGACGGTCGTCGTGACTTTGCGGACAATGCAGGAGCTTTACGGTCTCGAAGACAGTGTTCATGGGATCATCCTGAAGCTTGATCCTTCGGCCGATCCGACGACCTTTGCCGCAACCCTGAATGACCAGTTGAGCGACAGTTTTCGGGCAAAGACCTGGATGGAGATGAACAGCAACTTCCTTTTCGTTCTTCGGCTGGAGAAGACGATGATGTTTTTCATTATGATTTTCATCGTTCTCGTCGCCTCCTTCTCGATCGCGATCTCCTTGATGATGGCGGTAATCCGGAAAACCCGGGAGATCGGATTGCTCTCGGCGATGGGGGCTTCGCGTTTTGGAATTGGGGCCTGTTTTTGCCTTCAGGGATTTTTGATTGGCACGGTTGGAACGATTATCGGGATCGGACTGGCGCTTTTGGCCCTTCATTTTCGCAACAACATTTTCCACCTCTTTGCCCAGATCACGGGCCGGGGGCAGGCCTTGGTCGATGCCTATGGGTTCTCCTATCTGCCCTCGCACTACATTCTTTCGGATTTTATCATCGTGACCGCGTTCTCGATTCTGGTCTCCACCCTTGCCGGACTGATTCCGGCCTGGCGGGCGGCCAAACTTCAACCGGCGGAGGCTTTGCGCAGTGAGTGAGGAAGCCATGGATTCGGTGCTCAGTGCCCGCGCGGTTCGCAAGTCTTTCCTGATTCCAGGGGGGCAACTGGAAGTGTTGCGGGGTCTGGATTTCTCCATCCGCAAAGGAGCTTCGGCCAGTATTCGCGGCGAATCGGGGTCGGGTAAATCGACCTTGTTGCATTTGTTCGCGGGATTGGAGGGGATTGACTCCGGAGAAATTTCTTGGGGAAACGACGCGATTAGCGGGTGGAATGCCCGGCGATTGGCCGCCGAGAGAGCGGTCCGGCTCGGGCTGGTGTTCCAATCCTACCATCTGGTCGGAGAGATGACCGCTTTGGAGAATGTTCTTTTTGCGGCTCGGATCGCGGGAAGGGTAGACGCGCAGGTGAAAGACCGTGCCCGCTTTTTACTCGACCGAGTCGGGCTCGGGAATCGGGAGCGTCAGTTGCCCGGGAAGATGTCGGGAGGAGAGCGCCAGCGTGTGGCAGTCGCGCGGGCCATTCTCAATAATCCTCCCATTCTCCTCGCCGATGAACCCACCGGGAATCTGGATGAGAAAACCGGAGAGGCGACGATGCAGATGTTGTTACAATTGGTTGAAGAGCAAGGGGTTTCGCTTGTTCTGGTGACGCATAGCCCCCATTTCGCCAAAGCCTGTGACGAGCACTGGCTCTTACACGACGGCGTATTGACGAAAAGTTGAGTTTCGTTCGCAATTCGCAGTTCAGGTCTATTCCGGAGCTAGATTTTTCTTGTGGCAAACATTGATGCTGGTCGATCATATCGTAGATATGCCCGATTTTGAAGATGCCCGTCCTCACCGGCCGGAGAATGTTACCGAGACTTACAGCCCCAGTCGCAGTAAAAGACGGAGTCCTGGTCCTGACCGAAAAAAGAGCAGTTCCGACCGTCCTCGTTCGAGCCGATCGCCTCGTCCCTCGCGGAGATCCTCGGTATCTCTTCCGAAAGAGGAAACGTTTCTGGGAATGATCGGAGGATTTTTTCGGGCTCTTTTCGGCGGAGGTTCGCCGAAGAGTGAACGTCCAGGTCGTCCGCAAGGACGCTCCAGTTCCCAGAGAGGGTCCCGTTCCTCCTCTGGCTCTGGAAGCCGCAGCTCCTCACAAGGAAGGGGTAATGGATCACGAAGTCGCGGAGGACGTCGATCTGGTTCGCGCTCGGAAAGCTCGCGATCGGAGGGTTCCCGCGCGGAAGGATCCAGGTCGCAGGGTTCTCGCTCGCAGGGAAGTCGCTCGAGAGGGGGCGAGGGTGAAAATTCCTCTTCGTCGGATTCGCAACGCTCTTCGGGCCAAAAACGTCGCCGCTCCCGGA
The Puniceicoccus vermicola genome window above contains:
- a CDS encoding FAD-binding oxidoreductase: MPDSVALQSLKETLGERVRTDEESLYRNSFDGMRLAFAHEADIQVDQPEQIGEVLRLANQYRVPVTTRGAGTSLTGSASPAKGGWVLRLDGLNDLEIDPLNQFAHVGPGVVVNDLQQAAKQEGLFYPPDPSSVRYCTIGGNIACNAGGMRCLKYGVTRDYVVALKGYLPTGESVSWSCDTKKFATGYNVRDLWIGSEGTLGIVTAATLKLIPVPQTTWSLLAAFPSEREALKAVESIIGRRIGPAVLEFLDRPSVRGAEAAFNQPIFDGMPGRSLLLIQLDGSEAEVTTAQQELLEWAKQEAEAFRPAPSPEEAEELWNIRRACSSAMFELGDSKLNEDVVVPIHRQAELIDEVERIRSQHQVAIAVFGHAGDGNLHVNIMHHRDDPAESKRAREALGEVMQSVVDLDGAISGEHGVGLAKSPFLSLQLGEAEIAIMRKIKDAFDPNGILNPGKLFEPYEVWNKKKEIYRFPWDHR
- a CDS encoding DUF481 domain-containing protein, translating into MKVSVLALLTSCFSLLAITQLQGDVVTLKNGDSISGKVLEESATEVVLDSPILGKVTLPKEQVQKVQKDAEEETKETVEKTEEAEEVPGADIEPGMSVSERYWEAFTSAIFPKGFTGEFVLGYNYSESSDIQSGIQLGLKGKYVNGKHSVTGDVFYAYTRKKDADGNVTKPTDKHGLNAAYEYDIQDPFFFRASEKYLVDRVKKLEPQNDINALLGWRALDQEKLSLDFAVGPGARYQKTPNTSGEWDPLVTFLQSSFYQFNQSMRFDEKIDYSVDPSDTGSYSLLFEVSASVRLTSFAEPKIIYRNSYDSTVGAGGIKREQSLLVALAVPF
- a CDS encoding ABC transporter permease; amino-acid sequence: MPWYFYAALKQIFPSGRVLSFFALISVTGVALGVMVLLVVQSVMNGFVHDIRTSLAKTNGDVQIVSSHPIMDWESWVEDLEERPEVAAAAPLAYGVVMLQSVNRPLFPYVWGLDLEKGPDVLPFEEFLYSGTLDDLDDRSIFVSSGVSRELGLGVGSEVSVYTPLMLDRMKVDEVIRPINLRVAGIFETGWNEVDSRTVVVTLRTMQELYGLEDSVHGIILKLDPSADPTTFAATLNDQLSDSFRAKTWMEMNSNFLFVLRLEKTMMFFIMIFIVLVASFSIAISLMMAVIRKTREIGLLSAMGASRFGIGACFCLQGFLIGTVGTIIGIGLALLALHFRNNIFHLFAQITGRGQALVDAYGFSYLPSHYILSDFIIVTAFSILVSTLAGLIPAWRAAKLQPAEALRSE
- a CDS encoding ABC transporter ATP-binding protein, with amino-acid sequence MSEEAMDSVLSARAVRKSFLIPGGQLEVLRGLDFSIRKGASASIRGESGSGKSTLLHLFAGLEGIDSGEISWGNDAISGWNARRLAAERAVRLGLVFQSYHLVGEMTALENVLFAARIAGRVDAQVKDRARFLLDRVGLGNRERQLPGKMSGGERQRVAVARAILNNPPILLADEPTGNLDEKTGEATMQMLLQLVEEQGVSLVLVTHSPHFAKACDEHWLLHDGVLTKS